The Planctomycetota bacterium genome has a window encoding:
- a CDS encoding glycosyltransferase translates to MDLSIVIPAYNEAAKIARDVDAAARFLVDQRLAGEILVVDDGSQDDTSKVAEAVPVPPGVERKVIRYLPHRGKGCAVRTGMTATRGEYVLFADSGLCVPFANALRGLDMLRQGACDIAHGSRKMAGSVLKVPQPAHRRLLSRAFRAVVLGLMGIPRELTDTQCGFKLYRGDVARKLYRDCRSDGFMFDIEVLMRARRRGFTVREFPVEWVCDLDSRLRPTRNLFGVLRELVRIKRALRNERR, encoded by the coding sequence ATGGACCTTTCGATCGTCATCCCGGCCTACAACGAGGCCGCCAAGATTGCGCGCGACGTCGATGCCGCCGCCCGCTTCCTCGTTGACCAGCGCCTCGCGGGCGAAATCCTCGTCGTGGACGACGGCAGCCAAGACGACACCTCCAAGGTTGCCGAGGCCGTCCCGGTCCCTCCCGGTGTCGAGCGCAAGGTCATCCGGTACCTCCCCCACCGGGGAAAGGGTTGTGCCGTCCGGACCGGCATGACCGCGACGCGCGGCGAGTACGTCCTATTTGCCGACAGCGGCCTCTGCGTCCCTTTCGCCAACGCGCTGCGCGGTCTGGACATGCTCCGGCAAGGCGCGTGCGACATAGCGCACGGATCCCGCAAGATGGCCGGCAGCGTCCTTAAGGTCCCGCAGCCCGCGCACCGGCGCCTCCTGTCGCGGGCGTTCCGCGCCGTCGTCCTGGGCCTGATGGGAATCCCGCGAGAACTGACGGACACGCAATGCGGTTTCAAACTCTACCGCGGCGACGTGGCGAGGAAACTCTACCGCGATTGCCGAAGCGACGGCTTCATGTTCGACATCGAGGTGCTCATGCGGGCCCGGCGCCGGGGATTCACCGTGCGTGAATTCCCCGTCGAATGGGTCTGCGACCTGGACAGCCGCCTGCGGCCGACTCGCAACCTCTTCGGCGTCCTGCGCGAACTCGTCCGCATCAAGCGGGCGCTCCGCAACGAGCGCCGCTAG